The Marivivens sp. LCG002 genome contains a region encoding:
- a CDS encoding energy-coupling factor transporter transmembrane component T, whose product MISLTSPVRTRAHDWPAGAKLVGLCVASVLLFSFESPLAQLVALVVTGLLYALGGGVFSRTGVKRLWVLWPFVLVVAVWHLVTGEMQSGVVILMRMITSVALANLVTMTTRLTDMIEVLRRLMTPLRALGINTRAIEIAIAMVIRLVPTLILKGRHVVDAWRARSKSKGNWRVVLPLAIMAIDDADDMAAALKARGGLVSRSGRD is encoded by the coding sequence ATGATATCGCTGACCTCTCCCGTTAGAACCCGTGCCCATGATTGGCCTGCGGGGGCAAAGCTTGTCGGGCTGTGTGTGGCAAGCGTTCTGCTCTTTTCGTTTGAGTCTCCCTTGGCGCAACTTGTGGCCCTTGTGGTCACAGGCCTGCTTTATGCGCTTGGAGGAGGGGTTTTCTCGCGCACGGGGGTCAAACGGCTTTGGGTGCTTTGGCCTTTTGTTCTTGTCGTCGCGGTCTGGCATCTTGTCACAGGCGAGATGCAAAGTGGCGTTGTGATCCTTATGCGGATGATCACAAGCGTCGCTTTGGCGAACCTTGTCACCATGACCACGCGGCTGACCGATATGATCGAGGTGCTCAGGCGGCTCATGACCCCGCTGAGGGCGCTCGGGATCAACACCCGCGCCATCGAGATCGCCATCGCCATGGTCATCCGTCTCGTTCCCACTTTGATACTCAAGGGCCGTCACGTCGTCGATGCATGGCGCGCGCGATCCAAATCGAAGGGCAACTGGAGGGTTGTCTTGCCGCTTGCGATCATGGCAATTGACGACGCAGATGATATGGCAGCAGCACTCAAGGCCCGTGGCGGGCTGGTGTCGCGGTCGGGGAGAGACTGA
- a CDS encoding Lrp/AsnC family transcriptional regulator, translating to MKLTQTDRVILELLRENSRRSITEIAALLDLSRPTVKHHVEKLCDANVIRRFTIEVDAPEEERPQGIRAMFDVRLRRNVCGMVYSSISHWSELVSCWSTSGSTDMRVLVEAANQTILEDLRDRLARHPEVAALTTTVVLKTWCERISGIQERAPEEFVITRKGVPIA from the coding sequence TTGAAGCTTACCCAAACAGATCGAGTGATTCTCGAGTTGCTCCGAGAGAACAGCCGCAGGTCGATCACCGAGATCGCCGCGTTGCTGGATTTGTCCCGCCCGACCGTGAAGCATCACGTCGAAAAACTTTGCGATGCCAATGTCATCAGGCGCTTTACCATCGAGGTGGATGCGCCCGAGGAGGAACGGCCTCAGGGGATCAGGGCGATGTTCGATGTGCGGCTGCGGCGCAATGTCTGCGGGATGGTTTATTCGTCGATCTCGCACTGGAGCGAACTCGTCAGTTGTTGGTCGACTTCGGGCTCCACCGACATGCGGGTTCTCGTCGAAGCGGCCAATCAAACAATCCTTGAGGACCTTAGAGACAGACTTGCCCGACATCCCGAAGTGGCTGCGCTGACAACAACTGTCGTTTTGAAAACCTGGTGTGAACGAATTTCCGGCATACAGGAACGCGCTCCAGAAGAATTTGTAATCACGCGCAAGGGGGTGCCAATCGCATGA
- a CDS encoding DMT family transporter — MNQRPAILGVFAVVLAAILWGSTGTLQAQMPAERIPVVVGVVRLVIGAIALCVLALATGARPRTLAQLPLGGVFLAGCSIGLYNLLFFRGVALAGVGVGTAITIGSAPLWVIGYEILRGIIPTKAKSFGLGLCLVGVVLLAGLSADVRPDPLGVLLGLGAGASYAFYSQATSAIKTDLDSSAIAAATFSVAALVTAPALFLYDTAWIWQAEALWPLLGLGVLSTGVAYALYTWGLRHVLPSTAVTLALVEPMTAFFLAVFLLGESVTLPTGLGAGLLLVGLMLVTRAEARRKA, encoded by the coding sequence ATGAACCAAAGACCCGCGATCCTTGGTGTTTTCGCTGTGGTGCTTGCCGCCATCCTCTGGGGATCGACAGGCACGCTTCAGGCGCAGATGCCCGCAGAGCGTATCCCTGTGGTGGTCGGCGTCGTGCGACTGGTCATTGGGGCGATTGCGCTTTGCGTTCTGGCCTTGGCAACAGGCGCACGCCCGCGCACTCTCGCGCAGTTGCCCTTAGGGGGCGTCTTCCTCGCGGGATGTTCCATCGGGCTCTATAACCTTCTCTTTTTTCGCGGTGTCGCTCTTGCCGGTGTCGGGGTCGGGACCGCGATCACCATCGGCAGTGCGCCGCTTTGGGTGATCGGCTACGAAATCTTGCGCGGGATTATCCCGACGAAGGCCAAATCCTTTGGCCTTGGGCTCTGTCTTGTCGGGGTTGTCCTTCTCGCGGGGCTCAGTGCCGATGTGCGCCCTGACCCGCTCGGGGTGCTTCTCGGCCTTGGGGCGGGGGCGAGCTATGCTTTTTATTCCCAAGCGACGAGCGCAATCAAAACCGATCTCGACAGCAGCGCGATTGCCGCGGCGACCTTTTCCGTTGCCGCGCTCGTCACCGCGCCCGCGCTTTTCCTTTATGATACCGCTTGGATCTGGCAGGCCGAGGCGCTTTGGCCGCTCTTGGGTTTGGGCGTTTTGTCGACGGGTGTGGCCTATGCGCTCTATACGTGGGGGCTTCGGCATGTCCTTCCTTCGACAGCCGTTACTCTTGCGCTGGTCGAACCGATGACCGCGTTCTTTCTTGCCGTGTTTCTGCTCGGGGAAAGCGTCACCCTGCCGACGGGACTAGGGGCAGGGCTTTTGCTGGTGGGCCTCATGCTCGTCACGCGCGCCGAGGCGCGTCGCAAGGCTTAG
- a CDS encoding YqcI/YcgG family protein, which produces MTGYFTKDDVFTTFNEPSWQRVVFSEFESTLTSKSRPFPCVFGVSGLKAGHVRYAFPDPMTPEALAPILADYLENARSFGTMTSLVVFGRPGPVTPMEDYRDRFWSLLAGLEAIDGKARPAEICPELDSPSWEFCFNGEPIFVVCNSPAHVLRQSRRSTSFMITLQPRWVFEGITDSEDPAVLRSLRIVRERLEKFDAIDTSPYLGAYGDVENREFQQYFLEDTNEAPKCPFHHMPRPDAAVHPSSKGKVA; this is translated from the coding sequence ATGACAGGGTACTTCACAAAAGACGACGTTTTCACCACGTTCAATGAGCCAAGCTGGCAGAGGGTCGTTTTCTCTGAGTTTGAATCAACTTTAACCAGTAAGTCACGTCCTTTTCCGTGTGTCTTTGGTGTGAGCGGGCTCAAGGCGGGGCATGTGCGCTATGCCTTCCCCGATCCGATGACGCCCGAGGCGCTTGCTCCGATCCTTGCGGACTATCTCGAAAACGCGAGAAGCTTCGGCACGATGACTTCGCTTGTGGTCTTTGGCCGACCGGGTCCCGTCACGCCGATGGAGGATTACCGCGATCGGTTCTGGTCTCTCCTTGCTGGGCTTGAAGCCATCGACGGTAAAGCGCGCCCCGCCGAAATATGCCCCGAACTGGACAGCCCGAGCTGGGAGTTCTGCTTCAACGGAGAGCCGATCTTTGTGGTCTGCAATTCGCCCGCCCATGTGCTGCGCCAGAGCCGTCGCTCGACCTCGTTCATGATCACCCTGCAACCGCGCTGGGTTTTCGAAGGGATCACCGACAGCGAAGATCCTGCGGTCTTGCGGTCGCTGCGGATCGTGCGCGAGCGCCTCGAGAAGTTCGATGCCATCGATACCTCTCCCTATTTGGGGGCCTATGGCGATGTCGAGAACCGCGAGTTCCAGCAGTATTTCCTGGAAGATACGAACGAGGCACCCAAGTGCCCCTTCCATCACATGCCGCGCCCCGATGCGGCCGTTCACCCAAGTTCAAAAGGAAAGGTAGCCTAG
- a CDS encoding helix-turn-helix transcriptional regulator — protein sequence MTNTANHIDQAMGMLLRMHRKAAGLSQSELGEAAGISFQQIQKYESGGNRVSISRLFVLAKALKISPTQLITELEESVEREESGGTAMDSRLEFLASDGGQRAINALMAINNPRIHDSFADFLSALVNEQQRRTP from the coding sequence ATGACAAATACTGCGAACCATATAGATCAGGCGATGGGTATGCTGCTTCGCATGCACCGCAAGGCCGCGGGCCTGAGCCAATCCGAGCTTGGGGAAGCGGCGGGAATCTCGTTCCAGCAGATCCAGAAATACGAAAGCGGCGGCAATCGCGTTTCGATCAGCCGTCTGTTCGTTCTGGCCAAAGCGCTCAAGATTTCGCCGACCCAACTCATCACCGAACTCGAAGAAAGCGTTGAGCGCGAGGAAAGCGGCGGCACTGCAATGGATTCACGTCTCGAATTCCTTGCGTCCGATGGCGGGCAGCGCGCGATCAACGCGCTCATGGCGATCAACAATCCACGTATTCACGACAGCTTTGCCGATTTCCTCTCTGCGCTTGTGAACGAACAGCAGCGGCGCACGCCCTAA
- a CDS encoding amino acid permease: MAELSKTLSAGRGTALMLNIVLGAGLLSLPGLAVETVGSSALLVWGACALAAIPLLAVFYLLGRRYSDAGGLASIAQIAFGRFGYVTVTFLLLGAVIFGLPAIAITGGHYAAQTFGGSAHVYAVLLLVLAVLANVLSAEIAGRVNAIIASTVVLALVVIAGLGLAFVRPDASILPTSVGDIPPLSTLGVAFMMVFFAFTGWEVSANLGGEFKRPERDFPTAIAASFVIAVVLYVALAVVVAGAGNISNYAAPFSAIFGAHFGPVGSAGVGVLSILMVFANLSGAVWAVSRMVYSGATEGLFPSWIGTLRNGVPYRAVLLTVTVLLTVTVISGLGDVHLGNLLVAAGQNFLLIYGIAAAALVKLALGQGSRALGVLSLALVVGLMIARGVEGIFYPLALIACAAIVTGTRKRQAERLGQDLKTDWETE, translated from the coding sequence ATGGCTGAACTATCGAAAACCCTGAGCGCTGGCCGCGGGACGGCTTTGATGCTCAATATCGTGTTGGGGGCGGGGCTTTTGTCCCTCCCCGGTCTCGCCGTTGAAACAGTCGGCTCGTCGGCGCTCCTTGTTTGGGGCGCCTGTGCGCTTGCTGCGATCCCTTTGTTGGCGGTGTTCTACCTGCTTGGTCGACGCTATTCGGACGCGGGCGGTCTGGCCTCGATCGCGCAGATCGCCTTCGGGCGCTTCGGCTATGTCACCGTCACCTTTCTTTTGCTGGGGGCGGTGATCTTCGGGCTTCCCGCCATCGCCATCACGGGGGGCCACTATGCCGCCCAGACCTTTGGCGGCTCGGCCCATGTCTATGCAGTCCTCCTTCTGGTGCTGGCGGTGCTCGCCAATGTCCTTTCGGCCGAAATTGCGGGTCGCGTGAATGCGATCATTGCCTCGACCGTGGTTCTGGCCTTGGTCGTGATCGCGGGTCTGGGTCTGGCCTTTGTCCGCCCCGATGCATCGATCCTTCCGACGTCGGTGGGTGACATTCCGCCGCTCTCCACCCTCGGTGTTGCGTTCATGATGGTCTTTTTCGCCTTTACGGGCTGGGAAGTGAGCGCGAACCTCGGGGGCGAGTTCAAACGGCCCGAGCGCGATTTTCCGACCGCGATTGCTGCTTCTTTCGTGATTGCGGTGGTGCTCTACGTTGCTCTTGCGGTGGTCGTCGCGGGCGCGGGTAACATTTCGAACTATGCCGCGCCGTTCTCGGCCATCTTCGGCGCACATTTCGGCCCAGTCGGAAGTGCGGGGGTCGGCGTTCTGTCTATCCTGATGGTCTTTGCCAACCTCTCGGGGGCGGTCTGGGCTGTGTCGCGCATGGTCTATTCGGGCGCGACCGAGGGCCTGTTTCCGTCTTGGATCGGAACGCTCCGCAATGGGGTGCCTTACCGAGCGGTTTTGCTCACTGTCACGGTTCTTTTGACTGTCACCGTTATTTCGGGCCTTGGCGACGTCCACTTGGGCAATCTTCTCGTCGCGGCAGGGCAAAACTTTCTTTTGATCTACGGGATTGCAGCTGCCGCGCTTGTGAAACTTGCGCTCGGTCAAGGTAGCCGCGCTTTGGGTGTGTTGTCTCTGGCCTTGGTAGTGGGACTGATGATTGCGCGCGGGGTCGAGGGGATTTTCTATCCGCTCGCGCTTATTGCCTGTGCTGCAATCGTGACCGGAACAAGAAAGCGTCAGGCTGAACGGCTTGGGCAGGACCTAAAAACGGATTGGGAAACGGAATGA
- a CDS encoding nitroreductase family protein — MSPSPLEKLLEERHSVRAFTKEPVARADLERMLRAARRAPSGANLQPGHFHVLTGKALEQLSAAFAQAIAQDVPHVQEYSYFPNPMPADRKARQRAAGFALYDALGIDKRDLEGRRRQFELNYRFFDAPVGIVVTIDRNMGAGCFIDLGMSLMALFLAAKELGYGATGIGALANYGPTALEALGLGEDQLVVCGIAIGREDTGHPVNGFRTERDELSTFATFRGFD; from the coding sequence ATGAGCCCGTCGCCGCTCGAAAAACTGCTCGAGGAGCGGCATTCGGTTCGTGCCTTTACCAAAGAGCCCGTGGCGCGAGCCGATCTTGAACGCATGCTTCGCGCGGCGCGGCGTGCCCCGAGCGGTGCGAACCTTCAGCCCGGGCATTTCCATGTGCTGACGGGCAAGGCGCTCGAACAGCTTTCCGCTGCCTTTGCGCAAGCGATTGCGCAGGATGTGCCCCATGTTCAGGAATACAGCTATTTCCCGAACCCGATGCCCGCAGATCGCAAGGCGCGGCAACGTGCGGCAGGATTTGCTCTCTATGACGCGCTCGGCATCGACAAACGCGACCTCGAAGGTCGCCGTCGCCAATTCGAGCTGAACTATCGGTTCTTTGATGCGCCCGTCGGCATCGTGGTGACGATTGACCGCAACATGGGGGCGGGGTGCTTTATAGACCTCGGCATGTCACTCATGGCGCTTTTTCTTGCGGCGAAAGAGCTTGGATACGGCGCAACAGGGATCGGCGCGCTTGCCAATTACGGTCCGACCGCGCTCGAGGCTTTGGGATTGGGCGAGGATCAGCTTGTGGTGTGCGGCATTGCCATCGGTCGCGAAGATACGGGTCATCCCGTCAACGGCTTCCGAACCGAGCGCGACGAACTCAGCACCTTCGCCACGTTTCGGGGCTTTGACTAA
- a CDS encoding thiolase family protein → MSVIVSAYRTAVVPRGGAFAAYDVHDLAAPVIARLLHDAGLSTDQVGEIIVANAIGEGGNPARRVALAAGLPETVAGLSIDRQCAGGLDALLLADAMIRAGLHDIVIAGGVESYSRRPLRSRVFADGRPPEPYDQAPFTPWTDRDPMMATAAEALAQELGISREDQDLYAVQSHAKALASNPCKEIVAIAGQERDPFARDLSQAHCRRAKVIDGTITAANTAVAADAAAFCLVMSEARAAALGLGGMRITKGLTIGGRPDLPGLAPVAAIERLLTETGLRPDQIDRAEIMEAYAVQAIACIQGAGLPQECVNRNGGALARGHPIGASGAILAVRLFHDLEQGEKGLAAIAAAGGLGTALLVER, encoded by the coding sequence ATGAGCGTCATCGTTTCGGCATATCGCACGGCTGTTGTCCCGCGCGGCGGGGCATTCGCCGCATACGACGTCCATGACCTCGCCGCCCCCGTGATTGCGCGGCTCCTGCACGACGCTGGCCTTTCTACGGATCAGGTCGGTGAGATCATCGTTGCGAACGCCATTGGCGAAGGCGGCAATCCTGCACGTCGGGTTGCTCTTGCGGCAGGGCTTCCCGAGACCGTTGCGGGATTAAGCATCGACAGACAATGCGCAGGCGGGCTCGATGCGCTTTTGCTGGCTGATGCGATGATCCGCGCGGGACTGCATGACATTGTCATCGCGGGCGGGGTGGAAAGCTATTCCCGTCGCCCGCTTCGCTCGCGTGTGTTCGCAGATGGCCGTCCCCCCGAACCCTATGACCAAGCACCCTTTACCCCGTGGACGGATCGCGACCCGATGATGGCCACCGCCGCCGAGGCCTTGGCCCAAGAGCTTGGCATTTCCCGCGAGGATCAGGACCTTTATGCGGTTCAAAGCCATGCCAAGGCACTCGCCTCAAACCCGTGCAAGGAGATCGTCGCGATTGCGGGACAAGAGCGCGACCCCTTTGCCCGCGACTTGAGCCAAGCCCATTGCAGACGCGCCAAGGTCATTGACGGCACCATCACCGCCGCGAACACGGCCGTTGCTGCGGATGCGGCGGCCTTTTGTCTTGTCATGTCCGAGGCGCGGGCGGCTGCGCTCGGGCTCGGCGGCATGCGGATCACCAAAGGACTGACAATCGGCGGGCGGCCCGACCTTCCCGGACTTGCCCCTGTTGCGGCGATCGAACGCCTGCTGACCGAAACGGGATTGCGACCCGACCAGATCGACCGCGCCGAAATCATGGAGGCCTATGCGGTTCAGGCCATCGCCTGCATCCAAGGGGCAGGATTGCCGCAAGAGTGCGTCAACCGAAACGGCGGCGCTTTGGCGCGCGGGCATCCCATCGGGGCCTCGGGCGCGATCCTTGCGGTGCGGCTTTTCCATGATCTGGAACAGGGTGAAAAGGGCTTGGCCGCGATTGCCGCGGCGGGCGGCCTTGGCACTGCGCTTTTGGTCGAGCGTTAG
- a CDS encoding biotin transporter BioY: protein MEKNVTLVALFAALIAVLGLVPQIMLGFGVPITAQSLGVMLCGTVLGAKRGGLAVLLFVVLVALGLPLLSGGRGGLGVFSAPSAGFVIGFPFAAFVTGLVTERLRSGNLALVAGAASIVGCVVVLYAFGIVGFSLIAQKTLAEATMVMGVFIPGDLIKAIIAGVLTATLYKARPASVLSRA from the coding sequence TTGGAAAAGAATGTAACACTCGTCGCGCTGTTCGCAGCGCTCATCGCGGTCTTGGGACTTGTGCCCCAGATCATGCTTGGTTTCGGCGTGCCGATCACGGCGCAAAGCCTTGGGGTGATGCTCTGCGGGACAGTGCTCGGGGCCAAGCGCGGCGGTCTTGCCGTGTTGCTCTTTGTGGTGCTGGTGGCGCTCGGTCTGCCGCTTTTGTCGGGCGGTCGCGGTGGTCTTGGCGTTTTCTCCGCACCCTCGGCAGGTTTTGTTATCGGCTTTCCCTTTGCCGCATTCGTAACGGGCCTCGTGACCGAAAGGCTCCGCTCGGGGAACCTTGCTCTGGTTGCGGGCGCGGCCTCGATCGTGGGCTGTGTCGTGGTCCTCTATGCCTTCGGGATCGTCGGCTTCTCGCTTATCGCGCAAAAGACATTGGCCGAGGCGACGATGGTCATGGGCGTCTTTATCCCTGGTGATTTGATCAAGGCGATCATCGCAGGCGTTTTGACCGCAACGCTCTACAAAGCGCGCCCTGCAAGCGTGCTCTCGCGGGCATGA
- a CDS encoding glycosyltransferase translates to MKIAVVATNSWYLWNFRKETLVALREAGHEVICFCGNRDYFERLSRLGVEVRNVEFGPRRVRIGTLWQTQRALRSQLDDFGPDVVLGFTLLANVHVGLWGPKASRWIAVIAGQGALAQYGALRQRLTLGLLRPMMQKASAVVFQNEVDLAEWTDAGLVPPNRAHLVAGSGVDLAAWRPVHPAEGPINVLCHARLLRAKGIGHFLSLAKIAREKGLATRFHLAGFAIPETQGGFPIAEIKAAEARGEITYHGALDDVRPLFQGRTVGCLLSEYGEGKPRSLIEALAAGCPILMSKIRGCDDLVGEANGVSVDLGSSGWRAEALAFIAALAADEDLYRTMGERSRALAQSKFDVRDNVTRLLELVEGK, encoded by the coding sequence TTGAAAATCGCCGTTGTCGCCACCAATAGCTGGTATCTCTGGAATTTCCGCAAAGAGACGCTTGTTGCGCTGCGCGAAGCGGGGCACGAGGTGATTTGTTTTTGCGGCAATCGCGATTACTTCGAACGGCTCTCGCGTCTTGGGGTTGAGGTTCGGAATGTGGAATTCGGTCCAAGGCGGGTCAGGATCGGAACGCTTTGGCAAACACAAAGAGCGCTGCGGTCCCAACTGGACGATTTCGGGCCTGATGTCGTTCTGGGATTTACCTTGCTCGCCAATGTGCACGTCGGGCTTTGGGGTCCCAAAGCAAGCCGCTGGATTGCGGTAATCGCGGGGCAGGGCGCTTTGGCCCAATATGGCGCACTGCGCCAAAGGCTCACCCTCGGGCTTCTTCGGCCTATGATGCAAAAGGCCTCCGCTGTCGTGTTCCAGAACGAGGTCGATCTTGCCGAATGGACCGATGCAGGTCTGGTGCCGCCCAACCGCGCGCATCTTGTGGCGGGATCGGGCGTCGATCTTGCTGCTTGGCGTCCCGTGCATCCTGCCGAAGGCCCGATCAACGTCCTTTGTCACGCAAGGCTTTTGCGGGCCAAGGGCATCGGGCATTTCCTCTCGCTCGCCAAGATTGCCCGCGAGAAGGGGCTAGCGACGCGCTTCCACCTTGCAGGCTTTGCGATCCCCGAAACCCAAGGCGGGTTTCCCATTGCCGAAATCAAAGCGGCCGAGGCACGCGGCGAGATCACCTATCACGGGGCGCTTGATGACGTCAGGCCACTGTTTCAGGGGCGGACGGTGGGATGTCTGCTCTCGGAATATGGCGAAGGCAAACCGCGGTCCCTGATCGAAGCTTTGGCGGCGGGATGTCCCATTCTCATGTCCAAAATCAGAGGGTGTGACGATCTCGTCGGCGAAGCAAACGGCGTGTCCGTCGATCTCGGCTCTTCGGGCTGGAGGGCCGAAGCGCTTGCCTTTATCGCCGCGCTTGCTGCCGATGAAGACCTCTATCGGACTATGGGCGAGAGAAGCCGCGCCTTGGCGCAATCGAAATTCGATGTCAGGGATAACGTCACAAGGCTCCTAGAGCTTGTCGAGGGAAAATAG
- a CDS encoding AMP-binding protein produces the protein MGLVFQHSVHSRILIGDIAPVSALAGMDHLLVRTSGTSGHPKVIKRSAASWIASFEANRTLFDLEPDDTYAVLGGFETSLSLYAVSEALHLGADVLALGGLGVHAQKSALSDHSATVLYATPTQLRLLARDRSEPIPALRLILCGGGRLDPHTQAMTQDLFPNATFYEFFGAAETSFITLSDMNTPQGAVGRPYPEVEINLEGGELWVKSPYLFDGYAQGEAPDTRWRDGFLSIGEMAEMREGYLFLLGRKSRMVTVADTNVFPEDIEAVLAFASGGRLVAAVTALDAMRGHSIIAVIEGAPDPDLLAELQSAARDGLPPVARPKRFLFHPSFPLLGSGKPDLAALTIWAKDQL, from the coding sequence ATGGGTCTCGTTTTCCAGCATTCCGTGCACAGCCGTATTTTGATCGGCGACATTGCGCCCGTTTCCGCTTTGGCGGGAATGGATCATCTGTTGGTGCGCACGTCGGGCACAAGCGGACATCCCAAAGTGATCAAGCGAAGCGCGGCGAGCTGGATCGCAAGTTTCGAGGCGAACCGCACCCTGTTCGATCTTGAGCCAGACGACACCTATGCGGTGCTCGGCGGGTTCGAGACATCGCTCTCTCTTTATGCGGTGAGCGAGGCACTACATCTCGGGGCCGACGTCCTGGCCTTGGGCGGGCTCGGGGTCCACGCGCAGAAAAGCGCTTTATCGGACCATTCGGCGACGGTGCTTTATGCCACGCCCACCCAGCTCAGGCTTTTGGCACGGGACCGCTCGGAACCGATCCCCGCTCTGCGGCTGATCCTCTGCGGTGGCGGTCGGCTTGATCCGCACACACAAGCGATGACGCAAGACCTTTTCCCAAATGCAACCTTCTACGAGTTTTTCGGGGCCGCAGAGACGAGTTTCATTACACTTTCCGACATGAACACGCCCCAAGGCGCTGTCGGGCGTCCCTATCCAGAGGTCGAGATCAACCTCGAAGGCGGCGAACTTTGGGTGAAAAGCCCCTATCTCTTTGACGGTTACGCCCAAGGAGAGGCACCCGACACACGATGGCGGGACGGGTTTCTGAGCATCGGGGAAATGGCCGAGATGAGAGAGGGCTATCTTTTCCTCTTGGGCAGGAAATCCCGCATGGTGACGGTCGCCGACACGAACGTCTTTCCCGAAGACATCGAAGCCGTCCTTGCTTTTGCTTCGGGGGGCCGGCTCGTGGCGGCGGTCACGGCACTTGATGCGATGCGCGGCCATAGCATCATCGCGGTGATCGAAGGGGCCCCCGATCCCGACCTCCTTGCGGAACTTCAAAGCGCCGCGCGGGACGGTTTGCCGCCCGTTGCGCGGCCAAAGCGTTTCTTGTTCCATCCGAGCTTTCCATTGCTGGGGTCAGGTAAACCCGATCTCGCCGCCCTTACGATTTGGGCTAAGGACCAGTTATGA
- a CDS encoding ABC transporter ATP-binding protein — protein MTQPELIEISIRDLGYEVEGRSILTSVGFSTKARRIGVVGRNGSGKSTLAKLLSGLEAPTRGQIRVGGIDPFADRATAIETVGVLFQNPDHQIIFPTVIEELIFGLIQIGRPKGAAIEEARTLLRDFGKAHWEEAATHTLSQGQKHLLCLMAVVLMKPKLIILDEPFAGLDLPTKLQLGRYLSKFEGQLLHISHDPADIRDYDEVLWIDGGTLRHKGPTGETLALYLEAMTELGASDDIADLSR, from the coding sequence TTGACCCAACCCGAATTGATAGAGATTTCGATCCGCGATCTGGGGTATGAAGTCGAAGGCCGCAGCATTCTGACCTCTGTCGGGTTTTCGACCAAAGCGCGACGGATCGGCGTCGTCGGGCGCAATGGCTCCGGCAAATCCACTCTGGCCAAACTCCTTTCGGGTCTTGAGGCCCCGACGCGGGGTCAGATCAGAGTTGGCGGCATCGACCCCTTTGCCGACCGCGCCACGGCCATCGAGACCGTGGGCGTCTTGTTCCAGAACCCCGATCACCAGATCATTTTCCCGACCGTGATCGAAGAGCTGATCTTTGGCCTGATCCAGATCGGGCGGCCCAAGGGTGCGGCCATCGAAGAGGCCCGCACACTCTTGCGGGATTTTGGCAAAGCCCATTGGGAAGAGGCCGCGACGCACACGCTATCGCAGGGGCAAAAACATCTTTTGTGCCTTATGGCGGTCGTCCTGATGAAGCCCAAGCTGATCATCCTTGATGAACCCTTTGCGGGGCTTGATCTTCCGACCAAGTTGCAGCTTGGTCGCTATCTGTCGAAGTTCGAAGGCCAGCTTCTGCACATCAGTCATGATCCTGCCGACATCCGCGATTATGACGAGGTGCTGTGGATCGACGGTGGAACGCTGCGCCACAAGGGACCGACGGGTGAAACGCTTGCCCTTTATCTTGAGGCAATGACAGAGCTTGGGGCTTCGGATGATATCGCTGACCTCTCCCGTTAG
- a CDS encoding cupin domain-containing protein, whose protein sequence is MSLDITDAVESDFRIFSTQIDTTEWKALISHMLPDQGCIEVQRDVAGKEHAWHRHTTDETLVILEGNVRFYWDQGEKICGPGTVITLPAGTLHGSVALDGGATYLIAFHQVDLPKNG, encoded by the coding sequence ATGTCACTTGATATCACTGACGCAGTTGAAAGCGATTTCCGCATTTTCTCGACCCAGATCGACACCACCGAATGGAAAGCCCTGATCTCGCATATGCTCCCCGATCAGGGGTGCATCGAGGTGCAACGGGACGTGGCGGGCAAGGAACACGCATGGCACCGTCACACCACCGATGAAACGCTCGTCATCCTCGAAGGAAACGTGCGCTTCTATTGGGACCAAGGCGAAAAGATTTGCGGCCCGGGCACCGTGATCACGCTTCCTGCGGGCACGCTTCATGGTTCTGTCGCGCTTGACGGCGGGGCGACCTATCTCATCGCATTCCATCAAGTGGACCTTCCCAAGAATGGCTGA